From Geomonas agri, one genomic window encodes:
- a CDS encoding HypC/HybG/HupF family hydrogenase formation chaperone — protein MCVGVPMQVISIDGDFAMTEVDGVKREASLMMLDQEVKVGDFVIVHAGFAISKLDEEDAKATLELMREVYSPELMG, from the coding sequence ATGTGTGTAGGTGTACCGATGCAGGTGATCAGCATTGATGGCGACTTTGCCATGACCGAGGTCGATGGCGTGAAGCGCGAAGCGAGCCTCATGATGCTGGACCAGGAAGTTAAAGTGGGCGATTTCGTCATCGTTCACGCCGGCTTCGCCATCTCCAAGCTGGACGAGGAAGATGCAAAGGCAACCCTGGAGTTGATGCGTGAAGTCTACTCGCCGGAGTTGATGGGATGA
- the hypF gene encoding carbamoyltransferase HypF: MTSRERASLEIDGIVQGVGFRPFVYRLALRFGLSGWVRNTGKGVQIEAEGDGNDLLAFSHALREEAPPLAVIGSLKFEKITTAGGEGFVILDSAKAGKGGEISPDCDVCDDCLAELFEPGNRRYLYPFINCTNCGPRYSIITGIPYDRPATTMAGFAMCDDCLAEYHDPLHRRFHAQPNACPVCGPRLSLYDREGVAVTGDPLRQTIEALKEGAIVAVKGVGGYHLAVDACSEAAIGLLRRRKKRDEKPFAMLAADLDSVRRYVHCSDLEGRLLAGVERPIVLTRKRLQTPIAELVAPGNGWFGFMLPGNPLQHLLARGFGRPLVMTSGNLSDEPIAYRDDEALRMLSGIADLFLTNDREIHMRTDDSVIRLYRGEPLFLRRSRGYVPRALALPGEQASVLALGAELKATLCLTRGPQGFMSQHIGDLKNAATMSSLEESAGHLQRLLEITPDVVAHDLHPDYLSTVYGQGLGLPCIAVQHHHAHMASCMAENGLDGDVIGVVLDGTGYGSDGTIWGGEFLVGGYKSFQRRGYLAQMRMPGGDAAVKEPYRMALSALYRLHGDELFRQPLAVCDEVQEADRSLFLKMLEKGINAPLTSSCGRLFDAVSALLGVRHRISYEGQAAIELEALAETGSASEPYPYVVTGEGGEVLDFGPTIAAICADLAADRSCSNIARAFHRTVAAGIVEMCGRIRTGRGLDRVVLSGGVFQNRLLTEDVAERLAAEEFRVYCHRLVPPNDGGLALGQAVIAGNLFRRQ, encoded by the coding sequence ATGACCTCACGCGAGCGTGCCAGCCTGGAGATCGACGGCATCGTGCAAGGGGTGGGCTTCCGCCCCTTCGTGTACCGTCTCGCCCTGCGTTTTGGGCTCTCCGGTTGGGTGCGCAACACCGGCAAAGGAGTCCAGATCGAGGCGGAAGGGGATGGGAATGACCTGCTAGCCTTCAGCCACGCACTGCGCGAGGAAGCACCCCCGCTGGCCGTGATCGGCTCGCTCAAGTTCGAGAAGATCACGACAGCCGGTGGCGAGGGCTTCGTCATCCTCGACAGCGCCAAGGCGGGGAAGGGCGGCGAGATATCCCCCGATTGCGACGTCTGCGACGACTGCCTCGCCGAACTCTTCGAACCGGGCAACCGCCGGTACCTCTACCCATTCATCAACTGCACCAACTGCGGCCCGCGCTATTCCATCATCACTGGCATCCCCTACGACCGTCCCGCCACCACCATGGCCGGCTTCGCCATGTGCGATGACTGCCTGGCCGAGTACCACGATCCGCTGCATCGCCGCTTTCATGCCCAGCCTAATGCCTGTCCGGTCTGCGGCCCCCGCCTGAGCCTTTACGATCGCGAGGGAGTTGCCGTGACTGGGGATCCGTTGCGGCAGACAATCGAGGCACTGAAAGAAGGTGCCATCGTTGCCGTGAAAGGGGTGGGGGGATACCATCTCGCCGTTGACGCTTGCAGCGAGGCTGCGATCGGGTTGTTGCGTCGGCGCAAAAAGCGGGACGAGAAGCCTTTTGCCATGCTCGCCGCCGACCTCGACTCCGTGCGCCGCTACGTGCACTGCTCCGATCTGGAAGGACGGTTGCTCGCCGGGGTGGAACGGCCCATCGTCCTGACGAGGAAACGGCTGCAGACACCGATTGCGGAGCTGGTGGCTCCGGGCAACGGCTGGTTCGGGTTCATGCTGCCGGGGAACCCCTTGCAGCACCTGCTGGCGCGTGGCTTTGGTCGTCCGCTGGTAATGACCAGTGGCAACCTGTCCGACGAGCCCATCGCCTACCGGGATGACGAGGCGCTCCGTATGCTCTCCGGCATCGCGGACCTGTTCCTGACCAACGACCGCGAAATCCACATGCGGACCGACGATTCGGTAATTCGCCTGTACCGGGGCGAGCCACTCTTTTTACGCCGCTCGCGTGGTTACGTGCCGCGTGCGCTGGCACTTCCGGGCGAACAGGCGAGCGTGCTGGCGCTGGGTGCGGAGCTGAAAGCAACCCTCTGCCTCACCCGCGGCCCCCAAGGCTTCATGAGCCAGCATATCGGCGATTTGAAGAACGCAGCGACCATGTCGTCGCTGGAGGAAAGCGCGGGGCACCTGCAGCGGCTGCTCGAGATTACTCCCGACGTCGTAGCCCATGACCTGCACCCGGACTACCTCTCCACGGTGTACGGGCAGGGGCTGGGATTGCCGTGCATCGCCGTGCAGCACCACCACGCACACATGGCGTCCTGCATGGCCGAGAACGGCCTTGACGGCGACGTGATCGGCGTGGTCCTGGACGGGACCGGCTACGGCAGCGACGGCACTATCTGGGGAGGCGAGTTCCTGGTCGGCGGTTATAAAAGTTTCCAGCGGCGCGGTTACTTAGCCCAGATGCGCATGCCCGGCGGCGATGCAGCGGTCAAGGAGCCGTACCGCATGGCGCTCTCGGCGCTGTACCGGTTACACGGTGACGAGCTGTTCCGGCAGCCGCTGGCCGTCTGCGATGAAGTGCAGGAGGCTGACCGATCGCTCTTTTTGAAGATGCTGGAGAAGGGAATCAACGCGCCGCTCACCTCGAGCTGCGGCAGGCTTTTCGATGCCGTGTCGGCTCTGCTTGGGGTGCGGCACCGGATCAGCTACGAGGGGCAGGCCGCCATCGAGCTGGAGGCGCTGGCGGAAACGGGGAGTGCGAGCGAGCCGTATCCGTATGTGGTGACAGGGGAGGGGGGGGAGGTCCTTGACTTCGGCCCGACCATCGCCGCCATCTGCGCTGACCTTGCCGCCGACAGGAGTTGTTCCAACATTGCCCGTGCTTTCCACCGTACCGTCGCGGCTGGGATCGTTGAGATGTGCGGACGGATCAGAACCGGAAGAGGGCTGGATCGGGTGGTCCTGTCCGGCGGGGTGTTCCAGAACCGGCTGTTGACCGAGGACGTCGCGGAGCGGTTGGCGGCCGAGGAATTTAGAGTTTATTGCCACCGGCTGGTGCCGCCCAACGACGGCGGCCTCGCCCTCGGCCAAGCTGTCATCGCAGGCAACCTTTTTCGGAGACAGTAA
- the hypB gene encoding hydrogenase nickel incorporation protein HypB, producing the protein MCVDCGCGPNHNHDHDHDHDHDHDHHGHGHGHHHGHDHHHGHDHDHGHHHGEGHKHHHHHEHTGEEKPARKVVIETDILAKNNRMASGNRALFREKGLFVLNLVSSPGSGKTTILERTLKDLADTCRCAVVEGDQQTDNDAMRIAATGVPVKQVNTGAGCHLDAHMVLHATESFDLDNLDLLLIENVGNLVCPASFDLGEHHKVVVLSVTEGEDKPLKYPQMFHAADIMLLNKVDLLPYLDFDVEKCKEMARRVSPGIHILEVSSKTGQGMDEWYAWLKKGMERSKA; encoded by the coding sequence ATGTGCGTAGACTGCGGCTGCGGCCCGAACCACAACCACGATCATGATCATGACCACGACCACGACCACGACCATCACGGACACGGTCATGGGCACCACCACGGTCACGACCACCATCACGGGCATGACCATGACCATGGCCATCACCACGGAGAGGGGCATAAGCACCACCATCACCACGAGCATACCGGCGAGGAGAAGCCTGCCCGGAAGGTGGTGATCGAGACCGACATCCTCGCCAAGAACAACAGGATGGCGTCGGGCAACCGCGCCTTGTTCCGCGAGAAGGGGCTGTTCGTACTGAACCTCGTTTCCTCTCCCGGTTCGGGCAAGACCACCATCCTGGAGCGGACGCTGAAGGATCTGGCCGACACCTGCCGCTGCGCCGTGGTCGAGGGTGACCAGCAGACGGACAACGACGCCATGCGTATCGCCGCAACCGGCGTGCCGGTCAAGCAGGTGAACACCGGCGCCGGCTGCCACCTCGACGCGCACATGGTGCTGCACGCCACGGAGAGCTTCGACCTGGACAACCTGGACCTGCTCCTGATCGAGAACGTTGGCAACCTCGTGTGCCCCGCTTCCTTTGACCTGGGCGAACACCACAAGGTGGTCGTCCTGAGCGTCACCGAGGGCGAGGACAAGCCGCTCAAGTACCCGCAGATGTTCCACGCCGCCGACATCATGCTGCTCAACAAGGTCGACCTGCTTCCTTACCTCGATTTCGACGTCGAGAAGTGCAAGGAGATGGCGCGCCGGGTCTCCCCGGGTATCCACATCCTCGAGGTCTCTAGCAAGACCGGCCAGGGGATGGACGAGTGGTACGCCTGGCTCAAGAAAGGGATGGAGCGGTCCAAGGCCTAG
- a CDS encoding twin-arginine translocase TatA/TatE family subunit, with the protein MFGFGLPELIIVAVILLVVAGPCKLPQFGQALGSSIRGFKKAMNGEDVVQINEKSDKKDA; encoded by the coding sequence ATGTTTGGATTTGGTTTGCCCGAGTTGATCATCGTAGCCGTCATCCTGCTGGTGGTGGCCGGTCCCTGCAAACTGCCGCAGTTCGGCCAGGCGCTGGGGAGCAGCATCAGGGGCTTCAAGAAGGCCATGAACGGCGAGGACGTGGTCCAGATCAACGAGAAGAGCGATAAGAAAGACGCCTAA
- a CDS encoding HyaD/HybD family hydrogenase maturation endopeptidase codes for MQVLIYGAGNLILSDEGFGVHFVRHLEKHYQIPENVELYDGGTLGIMVHFKFEEADKVILVDVVQAKGEPGDIFRYEREDIMLKNIPVKMSPHQIGLQEMLLISEMRDAPKPDLTFFGIVAKSLDPGDQLTPPLEAGLEKVAALVVEELAKVGVELKRKDA; via the coding sequence ATGCAGGTCCTCATCTATGGCGCTGGCAACCTGATCCTCTCCGACGAGGGGTTCGGCGTCCATTTCGTACGACATTTAGAGAAGCACTACCAGATCCCGGAGAACGTCGAACTCTACGACGGCGGTACCCTAGGCATTATGGTGCACTTCAAGTTCGAGGAGGCCGACAAGGTCATCCTGGTAGACGTGGTGCAGGCCAAGGGCGAACCGGGTGACATCTTCCGCTACGAGCGCGAAGACATCATGCTCAAGAACATACCGGTCAAGATGTCGCCGCACCAGATCGGTTTGCAGGAGATGCTGCTGATCTCTGAGATGCGCGACGCACCCAAGCCCGACCTCACCTTCTTTGGTATCGTTGCCAAGTCGCTCGACCCGGGCGACCAGCTCACCCCGCCCCTTGAGGCAGGGCTCGAGAAGGTGGCGGCCCTGGTGGTCGAGGAACTGGCCAAGGTGGGCGTTGAACTGAAAAGGAAAGATGCCTAG
- a CDS encoding nickel-dependent hydrogenase large subunit, translating to MSRITLDPITRIEGHLRIDVEANGGKVTNAWSSAQMWRGIEVILKGRAPEDAWSFVQRFCGVCTTVHAISSIRAVEHALDVEVPLNAQYIRNIMIAQHSVQDHIVHFYHLSALDWVDIVSALKADPKKTAQIAQSISDWPGNSEKEFKAVQDKLKAFVAGGKLGIFATGYWGHPAMKLSPEVNLMAVAHYLKALDYQRKASQATAILGGKNPHIQNLVVGGVATAINTENIATLNMERLIYLRTLMEETRDFVQKVYYPDLLAIAGAYKDWFKYGAGVTNYMAVPEFPEDTKNTKFQLPGGVVMGGNIGGIRMVKDHRDDYLIKNIKENVTHAWYEGNGTLHPWDGETKPDYTDFKENGKYSWCKAPTLDGKPVQVGPPAQIMAAYAAGNPKVKKLVDGAVSTLGISMKDIHSTMGRLFCRGARAHVMADLSLENLDKLIANIASGDQTYANHTVIPKGEYRGVGFHEAPRGTLSHWIVIKNKKIENYQAVVPSTWNAAPRNDKGEMGPYEASLMGNPIADASKPLEVLRTIHSFDPCIACAVHTVDPEGAEITKVKVL from the coding sequence ATGTCTAGAATCACGCTTGATCCCATCACCCGAATCGAAGGACATCTGAGGATCGATGTCGAAGCAAACGGCGGCAAGGTCACCAACGCCTGGTCCTCCGCCCAGATGTGGCGCGGCATCGAGGTCATCCTCAAGGGGCGCGCCCCCGAGGACGCCTGGAGCTTCGTACAGCGTTTCTGCGGCGTCTGCACCACCGTACACGCCATCTCGTCCATCCGTGCCGTTGAGCACGCCCTTGATGTGGAAGTGCCGCTGAACGCGCAGTACATCCGTAACATCATGATCGCCCAGCACTCGGTGCAGGACCACATTGTCCACTTCTACCACCTCTCCGCGCTGGACTGGGTTGACATCGTCTCCGCGCTGAAGGCCGATCCCAAGAAGACCGCGCAGATCGCGCAGAGCATCTCCGACTGGCCGGGCAACTCCGAGAAGGAGTTCAAGGCAGTGCAGGACAAGCTGAAGGCCTTCGTGGCCGGCGGCAAGCTCGGCATCTTCGCTACCGGCTACTGGGGCCACCCGGCGATGAAACTTTCCCCGGAAGTGAACCTGATGGCGGTCGCCCACTACCTGAAGGCCCTCGACTACCAGAGGAAGGCTTCCCAGGCCACCGCGATCCTCGGCGGCAAGAACCCGCACATCCAGAACCTCGTGGTTGGCGGCGTCGCCACCGCGATCAACACCGAGAACATCGCGACCCTTAACATGGAGCGCCTGATCTACCTGCGGACCCTCATGGAAGAGACCCGCGACTTCGTCCAGAAGGTCTACTACCCGGACCTCCTCGCCATAGCCGGTGCCTACAAGGACTGGTTCAAGTACGGCGCTGGCGTCACCAACTACATGGCGGTGCCGGAGTTCCCGGAAGACACCAAGAACACCAAGTTCCAGCTCCCGGGCGGCGTGGTCATGGGTGGCAACATCGGCGGCATCAGGATGGTCAAGGATCACCGCGACGACTACCTGATCAAGAACATCAAGGAGAACGTCACCCACGCCTGGTACGAGGGTAACGGCACCCTGCATCCGTGGGACGGCGAGACCAAGCCGGACTACACCGACTTCAAAGAAAACGGCAAGTACTCCTGGTGCAAGGCTCCGACCCTCGATGGCAAGCCGGTCCAGGTCGGTCCGCCGGCTCAGATCATGGCCGCTTACGCTGCGGGCAACCCGAAGGTCAAGAAACTCGTCGACGGCGCCGTTTCCACCCTGGGCATCTCCATGAAGGACATCCACTCCACCATGGGCCGTCTCTTCTGCCGCGGTGCTCGCGCCCACGTCATGGCCGACCTGTCGCTGGAGAACCTGGACAAGCTGATCGCCAACATCGCTTCCGGCGACCAGACCTATGCTAACCACACCGTGATCCCGAAAGGCGAGTACCGCGGCGTCGGCTTCCACGAGGCTCCGCGCGGCACCCTGTCCCACTGGATCGTGATCAAGAACAAGAAGATCGAGAACTACCAGGCCGTCGTTCCTTCCACCTGGAACGCGGCACCGAGAAACGACAAGGGCGAGATGGGTCCGTACGAAGCATCGCTGATGGGCAACCCCATCGCCGACGCCAGCAAGCCGCTCGAGGTGCTGCGTACCATCCACTCCTTCGACCCGTGCATCGCCTGCGCCGTCCACACCGTGGATCCGGAAGGGGCGGAGATCACCAAGGTCAAGGTACTGTAG
- the hybB gene encoding Ni/Fe-hydrogenase cytochrome b subunit, whose translation MGHSEEYQKLEGKIFTKSFFILLSIVLLGFYFVGVRYVKGIGAVSNMSDGYPWGIWITYDVATGTAIACGGYAVAILVYIRNRMQYHPMIRSAILTSMFGYGLAGFSVMVDLGRPWNAYNFFIPSKWQANSAMFEVALCVMAYSTVLILEFLPAILTSIEKSKWDRMNAIRNWLHPKIAPDKKTMEDKLEMVRLGAAWLNPRLNKVLIFFIVLGITLPTMHQSSLGSLLLIASTKLHPLWHTGFLPLLFLLNCVFIGYSIAILESIISSYSFKRPYEIEELSGLAGLIPFVTVIWLTVVIGDLSYRGQIHAALKGDFYSGWFMTEFLLVACGSLILFVKKCRRSARWLFISASMIVLGGALYRFNVYLIGFNPGQGWKYFPSFAEVMITVGIVALEILGYKVFVALFPVLPNMDLHGAHKKKGHAKKHKGGAAEKLPQTEAHAH comes from the coding sequence ATGGGACACAGTGAAGAATACCAAAAGCTGGAAGGTAAGATCTTTACCAAATCCTTCTTCATCCTCCTCTCCATCGTGCTGCTCGGCTTCTACTTCGTGGGCGTGCGCTACGTGAAAGGCATCGGCGCCGTCTCCAACATGAGCGACGGCTACCCCTGGGGCATCTGGATCACCTACGACGTCGCTACCGGCACGGCCATCGCCTGCGGCGGCTACGCGGTCGCCATCCTGGTCTACATCAGGAACAGGATGCAGTACCACCCGATGATCCGCTCGGCGATCCTCACCTCCATGTTCGGCTACGGCCTGGCCGGCTTCTCGGTCATGGTCGACCTGGGCCGTCCGTGGAACGCCTACAATTTCTTCATCCCGAGCAAGTGGCAGGCGAACTCCGCCATGTTCGAGGTCGCGCTCTGCGTCATGGCCTACTCCACGGTCCTCATCCTCGAGTTCCTCCCGGCGATCCTGACCTCGATCGAGAAGAGCAAGTGGGACCGCATGAACGCGATCCGCAACTGGCTGCACCCGAAGATCGCGCCGGACAAGAAGACCATGGAGGACAAGCTGGAGATGGTGCGTCTGGGCGCTGCCTGGCTCAACCCGCGTCTGAACAAGGTCCTCATCTTCTTCATCGTCCTGGGCATCACGCTGCCGACCATGCACCAGTCTTCGCTGGGGAGCCTGCTCCTCATCGCCTCGACCAAACTGCATCCGCTCTGGCACACCGGCTTCCTGCCGCTGCTGTTCCTCTTGAACTGCGTCTTCATCGGCTACTCCATCGCCATCCTGGAGTCGATCATCTCGAGCTACTCCTTCAAGCGTCCCTATGAGATCGAGGAACTCTCCGGCTTGGCCGGGCTGATCCCGTTCGTGACCGTGATCTGGCTGACCGTCGTCATCGGCGATCTTTCCTACCGCGGCCAGATCCACGCGGCGCTCAAGGGTGACTTCTACTCCGGTTGGTTCATGACTGAGTTCCTGCTGGTCGCCTGCGGCTCGCTGATCCTCTTCGTCAAGAAGTGCAGAAGGTCGGCACGCTGGCTCTTCATCTCGGCCTCCATGATCGTCCTAGGCGGCGCCCTGTACCGCTTCAACGTGTACCTGATCGGTTTCAACCCGGGCCAGGGGTGGAAGTACTTCCCCTCCTTCGCCGAGGTGATGATCACGGTCGGCATCGTGGCCCTTGAGATCCTGGGCTACAAGGTCTTCGTGGCCCTGTTCCCGGTTCTGCCCAACATGGACCTGCACGGCGCCCACAAGAAGAAGGGACACGCGAAGAAGCACAAAGGGGGCGCAGCCGAGAAGCTGCCGCAGACCGAGGCGCACGCGCACTAA
- the hybA gene encoding hydrogenase 2 operon protein HybA, translated as MKKTSRRDFLKLAGATGAGLLACGTGNALANEGLQVNNDELGMLYDATKCVGCKACMSACKRVNSDYGSLSYEKAKFDEDGLWDAPSDLSGSTRTLIKLFKESEKRWSYVKYSCMHCQKPSCVSVCPVSAMTKEKVSGIVDYNKNTCIGCRYCQIACPYNIPKFQWEKAVPQIVKCDLCKATNLREKGITACAETCPAGAIKFGKRKDLLEEAHQRLKDAPDKYVAHVYGEHEGGGTNHLYLASMPFNKLGLPEIKPEAPAEFSEKIQHTIYKGFIAPVALYSTLCFIAVKNMKKHQGHDDDHKKGGK; from the coding sequence ATGAAAAAGACAAGTAGACGCGATTTCCTGAAGCTGGCCGGCGCAACCGGCGCGGGCCTTCTGGCCTGCGGCACGGGTAACGCTCTGGCCAACGAGGGACTCCAGGTCAACAACGACGAACTCGGCATGCTCTACGACGCCACCAAGTGCGTCGGCTGCAAGGCGTGCATGTCGGCCTGCAAGAGGGTCAATTCCGACTACGGCTCACTCTCCTACGAAAAGGCGAAGTTCGACGAGGACGGCCTGTGGGATGCCCCGAGCGACCTCTCCGGCTCGACCCGTACCCTTATCAAGCTCTTCAAGGAGAGCGAGAAGCGCTGGAGCTACGTGAAGTACTCCTGCATGCACTGCCAAAAACCCTCCTGCGTTTCGGTCTGCCCGGTTTCGGCCATGACCAAGGAGAAGGTCTCCGGCATCGTCGACTACAACAAGAACACCTGCATCGGCTGCCGCTACTGCCAGATCGCCTGCCCGTACAACATTCCGAAATTCCAGTGGGAGAAGGCGGTGCCGCAGATCGTCAAGTGCGACCTGTGCAAGGCGACCAACCTGCGCGAGAAGGGGATCACGGCCTGCGCCGAGACTTGCCCGGCGGGCGCCATCAAGTTCGGCAAGAGGAAGGACCTGCTGGAGGAAGCGCATCAGAGGCTCAAGGACGCGCCCGACAAGTACGTCGCCCACGTCTACGGCGAGCACGAAGGGGGGGGCACCAACCACCTCTACCTGGCCTCCATGCCGTTCAACAAGCTCGGTCTCCCCGAGATCAAGCCGGAAGCCCCGGCCGAGTTCTCCGAGAAGATCCAGCACACCATCTACAAGGGTTTCATCGCCCCAGTGGCCCTGTACAGCACCCTCTGCTTCATCGCGGTGAAGAACATGAAGAAACACCAGGGGCACGACGACGATCACAAGAAGGGGGGTAAGTAA
- a CDS encoding hydrogenase small subunit produces MKEEMFCEGVTRRSFMKACVTATAMMGLPFAMHTQVAEAVEKNGNPAVIWLHFQECTGCSESLLRSSHPTISTLILDMISLDYHETLMVGAGHQAEQALHDSMKANHGKYILVVEGAIPTKQNGIFCKVSGKTALESLQHAAEGAAAIIAIGTCASYGGIQSVSPNPTGAVGVKDIIKDKPIINIPGCPPNPYNFLSTVLYYLTFKKLPELDQLGRPKFAYGRRIHEHCERRPHFDAGRFAKAYGDPTHAQGYCLYKLGCKGPATYANCSVQRFNDVGAWPVSIGHPCIGCTEPDILFKTAIAEKVQIHEPTPFDSYAPVDLKEKGKGPDPLTTGFVGLAAGAALGAGAMLAKKLPGGEAQEDAHEKDK; encoded by the coding sequence ATGAAAGAAGAGATGTTTTGCGAAGGGGTCACCCGCAGGAGTTTCATGAAGGCCTGTGTCACCGCCACCGCGATGATGGGGCTTCCCTTCGCCATGCATACGCAGGTGGCCGAGGCCGTTGAGAAAAACGGTAACCCTGCGGTGATCTGGCTCCATTTCCAGGAGTGCACCGGCTGCTCGGAGTCGCTGCTGCGTTCGTCCCACCCGACCATCTCCACGTTGATCCTGGACATGATCTCGCTGGACTACCACGAGACGCTCATGGTTGGCGCCGGTCACCAGGCCGAGCAGGCGCTCCATGACTCCATGAAGGCCAACCACGGCAAGTACATCCTGGTCGTGGAAGGCGCCATCCCGACCAAGCAGAACGGCATCTTCTGCAAGGTCTCCGGCAAGACCGCCCTCGAATCGCTGCAGCATGCGGCCGAAGGGGCCGCGGCCATCATCGCCATCGGCACCTGCGCTTCCTACGGCGGCATCCAGTCCGTTTCCCCGAACCCGACCGGCGCGGTCGGCGTGAAGGACATCATCAAGGACAAGCCGATCATCAACATCCCCGGCTGCCCCCCCAACCCCTACAACTTCCTGTCCACCGTGCTGTACTACCTGACCTTCAAGAAGCTGCCCGAGCTCGATCAGCTGGGCCGCCCGAAGTTCGCCTACGGCAGGAGGATTCACGAGCACTGCGAGCGTCGCCCGCACTTCGACGCCGGCCGCTTCGCCAAGGCGTACGGCGACCCGACCCACGCCCAGGGCTACTGCCTCTACAAGCTGGGCTGCAAAGGTCCCGCCACCTACGCCAACTGCTCCGTACAGCGCTTCAACGACGTGGGCGCCTGGCCGGTGTCCATCGGTCACCCCTGCATCGGCTGCACCGAGCCGGACATCCTTTTCAAGACCGCTATCGCCGAGAAGGTGCAGATCCACGAGCCGACGCCGTTCGACAGCTACGCCCCGGTGGACCTGAAGGAAAAAGGAAAGGGTCCGGACCCGCTGACCACCGGCTTCGTCGGTCTCGCGGCAGGTGCGGCACTTGGCGCCGGCGCGATGCTCGCCAAGAAGCTTCCGGGCGGTGAGGCGCAGGAGGATGCCCATGAAAAAGACAAGTAG
- the hypA gene encoding hydrogenase maturation nickel metallochaperone HypA: MHEMSITQSVVEICEGHAAGRKVIEVVLEIGELSGVVPESVEFCFEACTKGTLLEGAKLTIEEVPGRGTCPACHGEFPLQSLFSPCPGCGAFGLAIVSGEELRVKELELA; encoded by the coding sequence ATGCACGAGATGAGCATAACCCAGAGCGTGGTGGAGATATGCGAGGGACACGCCGCAGGGCGCAAAGTTATAGAGGTGGTTCTCGAGATAGGGGAGCTGTCCGGGGTGGTGCCCGAGAGCGTGGAATTCTGCTTCGAGGCCTGCACCAAGGGCACCCTGCTGGAGGGAGCCAAGCTCACCATCGAGGAGGTGCCGGGCCGGGGGACCTGTCCCGCCTGCCACGGCGAATTTCCCCTGCAAAGCCTCTTCTCCCCCTGTCCCGGGTGCGGCGCCTTCGGCCTCGCCATCGTATCGGGTGAGGAGTTGAGGGTGAAGGAACTGGAGCTGGCCTGA
- a CDS encoding sensor histidine kinase — translation MTDAYKAKRNNGEGRYLTIDKEIASSMLNASYAVDLKSAVHTSLETIRNMLQERPNNEEISLLTQQVERLLTEQTERLESINRDLEAFNYSVAHDLCAPLRRICGFTRALQEQYAGMLDLEGMDYLERIFKSSQHMNDLIEALLQLSQLSYLSLKREVVDLSEIVSDTAADLAQGTPERKVEFLIQPRIRTFGDQNLLEIAMKNLLRNAWKFTQMRDVARIEFGAQESASDKTCFVKDNGIGFDMANAERMFHAFQRLHSSSEFPGNGIGLTTVQRIINRHGGRIWAEGEVDRGATFFFTLQSCIT, via the coding sequence ATGACCGATGCGTACAAGGCAAAGAGAAACAACGGGGAGGGCCGGTATTTGACCATAGATAAGGAAATAGCGTCCAGCATGCTGAACGCCTCTTACGCGGTAGATCTCAAATCGGCAGTCCACACCTCCCTGGAGACGATACGCAACATGCTCCAGGAGCGGCCCAACAATGAGGAGATCAGCCTGCTGACCCAGCAGGTGGAACGCCTGCTCACCGAGCAGACCGAACGGCTGGAATCGATCAACCGGGATCTGGAGGCTTTCAACTACTCGGTGGCCCACGACCTGTGTGCTCCCTTAAGGAGGATCTGCGGCTTCACCCGTGCCCTGCAGGAGCAGTACGCCGGCATGCTCGACCTGGAGGGGATGGACTACCTGGAGCGCATCTTCAAGTCGAGCCAGCACATGAACGACCTGATCGAGGCGCTGCTGCAACTTTCGCAGCTCTCCTACCTGAGTCTGAAACGGGAGGTGGTCGATCTCTCCGAGATCGTCAGCGACACCGCGGCCGACCTGGCGCAGGGGACCCCGGAGCGCAAGGTGGAGTTCCTGATCCAGCCCAGGATCCGCACCTTCGGCGACCAGAACCTGCTCGAGATCGCCATGAAGAACCTACTGAGAAACGCTTGGAAATTCACTCAGATGCGCGATGTAGCCCGTATCGAGTTCGGAGCCCAGGAGAGTGCCTCGGACAAGACCTGTTTCGTGAAGGACAACGGCATTGGCTTTGACATGGCCAACGCGGAAAGGATGTTCCATGCCTTCCAGCGCCTGCACAGCTCCAGCGAGTTCCCCGGCAACGGCATCGGCCTCACCACCGTGCAGCGTATTATAAACCGCCACGGCGGGCGCATCTGGGCCGAAGGGGAGGTGGACAGGGGGGCGACCTTCTTCTTCACGCTGCAGTCGTGCATCACATGA